ACCAACGGCAAACTGATTAGAAAGCTGTTCACCTACTGTACGTACACGACGATTGCTCAAGTGGTCAATATCATCCACATCTGCCTTTGAGTTAATTAACTCAATCAGATATTTAATGATTTCAATAATATCTTCCTTCGTGAGGACACGTACGTCCATATCAGTCGTCAGATTCAATTTTTTGTTGATTCTATAACGCCCCACATCACCAAGGTCATATCGTTTTTCCGAGAAGAAGAGGTTGTTAATAACTTCACGTGCACTTGCGTCATCAGCCGGATCAGCATTACGCAACTGACGGTAGATATACAACACAGCCTCCTTTTCCGAGTTACTCGGATCCTTCTGCAACGTATTATATATGATAGAGAAATCGGACTGGTTCGGTTCATCCTTATGCAAAAGGATGTTCTGAACTCCCGATTCCAGAATTTCATCTATATGCTCCTCTTCCAGTACGGTTTCACGATCGATAATAACTTCGTTACGTTCGATAGAAACCACCTCACCGGTATCTTCATCAACGAAATCTTCAATCCATGTTTTCAAGACACGTGCAGCCAGTTTACGGCCCAGCACTTTCTTCAGATTTGTCTTGTTAACCTTCACATCTTCTGCAAGGTTGAAAATCTCAAGAATATCTTTGTCGTTCTCGAAGCCGATCGCACGCAACAGAGTAGTTACCGGCAATTTCTTCTTACGGTCAATGTATGCGTACATCACGTTATTGATGTCAGTAGCAAACTCAATCCACGAACCTTTAAACGGAATAATACGAGCCGAATAAAGTTTCGTACCATTGGCATGCACACTCTGACCGAAGAATACACCCGGAGAACGGTGAAGCTGTGACACAACTACACGTTCGGCACCATTAATGACGAAAGTAGCCTTATCAGTCATATAAGGAATCGGGCCGAGGAATACGTCCTGAATCACTGTATCAAAATCCTCGTGATCGGGATCCGTACAGTATAGCTTAAGTTTCGCTTTTAAAGGAACACTATAAGTAAGCCCACGCTCTATACAATCATCAATGGTATAGCGCGGCGGATCAATATAATAGTCCAAAAACTCAAGAACAAAATTGTTTCTTGTATCGGCAATAGGGAAGTTTTCAGCAAATACTTTATACAAACCCTCATTCTTGCGCTTTTCAGGTGGGGTATCTAATTGTAGAAAGTCTTGGAATGACTTCAATTGTACTTCCAGGAAATCCGGGTATTCAAGCGGATTCTTAGTCGAAGCAAAATTAACTCTTTGATTTACAGTATTTGAAGACATCTGTCAATGAATTTGGAGAACTTAATTTGAAATATATACACAAAAAGGTTAAGAATCCTCTTGCGAAGGATTCCTAACCGAATTACCTGATTACCAGGCCAATGTTATTTAAGTTCAACTTCAGCTCCAGCTTCTTCCAATGTTTTCTTCAATGATTCTGCTTCGTCTTTAGCCAAACCTTCTTTTACTGTGCTAGGAGCACCGTCTACCAAGTCTTTAGCTTCTTTCAAACCAAGACCACAAGCTTCCTTAACAGCCTTAACTACCTGAAGTTTAGCTGCACCAGCGCTCTTCAATACTACGTCGAAAGAAGTTTTTTCTTCTGCGGCAGCAGCACCAGCTGCAGGACCAGCAGCAACAGCAACAGCTGCAGCAGCAGGTTCAATACCGTATTCTTCTTTAAGGATAGTTGCAAGTTCATTAACTTCTTTTACTGTCAAGTTAACTAGTTGTTCTGCAAAAGCTTTCAAATCTGCCATTTTTTGTATGATTTTAATTGTTTAAATACTTTGTTGATTTTTGAAAATTATTCGGGTCTCTCACCAAGAGTTTTGAGAACTCCGTGAAGGGTGTTACCACCTGATTGAAGAGCAGAAATAACATTCTTCGCCGGAGATTGCAACAATGCAACGATGTCAGCGATAACTTCATTCTTACTCTTGATTGCAACGAGAGCATCCAATTGGTCTGCACCAACGTAGAAGCTTTCTTCTGCATATGCAGCTTTCAGTCCGGGAATACCGTCTTTCGCTTTATCCTTGATCAGTTTAGCCGGAACGTTTGCAGTGTTGCAAAACATAATAGCAGTAGTACCTTTCAAAGAATCGTAAAGAGGAGAAAAGTCTTCTTCCAAGCTTTCAAGTGCTTTGTGAAGCAATGTGTTCTTAACCACCATCAATTTGATGCCTGATTTAAAACAATCTCTTCTCAATGCGCTAGTAGCAGCAGCGTTCATAGCTGTAACGTCTACCAAATAGAAGTGACCATATTCCTTTACCGTAGCAGCAATTTGCTCTATAATCGAATTTTTATCTTCCTTTCTCATTATTTCTCTGTTTTATTAGATTTCTTCCACTGATTTCGGGTCGATCTTGATACCCGCACTCATTGTACTAGAAAGATAAATACTCTTAATATATGTACCCTTTGCTGCGGTCGGTTTCAGTTTGATCAATGTAGAGATGAACTCTTTCGCGTTGTCGCGAATCTGATCAGCACTGAATGATACTTTACCGATAGAAGTATGAACGATACCGCTCTTATCAACTTTAAAGTCAATCTTACCTTGTTTTACTTCTTTTACAGCTTTAGCAACATCCATAGTTACGGTACCACTTTTAGGATTCGGCATCAATCCACGAGGACCGAGTACACGACCGAGTGCACCAATTTTACCCATGATAGATGGCATAGTGATTATCACATCGATATCAGTCCATCCACCTTTGATCTTTTCAATATATTCGTCAAGACCAACATAGTCAGCGCCAGCTTCTTTCGCAGCAGCTTCAGCATCCGGTGTACAGAGTACCAACACACGTACTTGTTTACCAGTACCATGAGGAAGTGAAACAACACCTCTCACCATCTGGTTAGCTTTACGTGGGTCAACACCTAAACGTACATCTATATCCAGTGAAGCATCAAACTTGGAAAAAGTGATTTCTTTTACCAAAGATGCAGCTTCTTTTAGTGAGTATGCTTTCCCTGCTTCAATCTTTTCTGCAGCTAACTTTTGATTTTTTGTCAGTTTACCCATTACAATTGAAGTTTATTAGTTATTAACCGGGAACTCCCCTTTTACAGCGATACCCATACTTCTAGCTGTACCTGCAACCATTCTCATGGCAGCTTCCACAGTAAAACAGTTTAAGTCCACCATTTTGTCCTGAGCAATCGTACGAATTTGTTCCCAAGTAAGCTCGGCAACTTTCTTACGGTTAGGCTCAGCAGAACCACTCTTTACCTTAGCTACTTCAAGTAATTGAATAGCAACGGGAGGAGTCTTGATTACAAAATCGAAAGACTTATCTGCGTAGTAAGTAATGATAACAGGCAAAATCTTACCTGCTTTGTCTTGGGTTCTGGCATTGAATTGCTTGCAAAATTCCATGATATTGATACCCTTAGAACCTAGAGCAGGTCCAACTGGGGGTGATGGATTTGCAGCGCCTCCTTTAATCTGTAATTTGATTAGTCCAGCAACTTCTTTAGCCATTTTTTTATTGATTTATATATAAACATTAAACGAAGAACAACAACAGCGTAACAATTCCGCGTTATTCTTTTTCCACTTGCATAAAGCCCAATTCAAGCGGTGTTTTTCGCCCGAATATCTTCACCATGACCTTCAGTTTCTTCTTTTCACTATTCACTTCTTCAATGATACCACTGAATCCGCTAAAAGGACCAAAAGTAACTTTTACAGTTTCACCCACTACGTACGGAATATTGAGTTCTTCACCCGTTTCCTGCAGTTCGTCCACTGTACCAAGTATACGATTCACTTCTGATTGTCTGAGAGGTACCGGTTTCTCGGAACCACCCAAAAAGCCTATCACATTCGGAGTATTACGCAGGTGATGAGCGACCTCACCAACCAGAGCAGCCTCCACTAAAACGTAACCAGGAAGATAACTTCTTTCCTTCACAATCTTTTTACCATTGCGAACCTGGTAAACCTTTTCAGTAGGAATCAATACCTGAGATACATATTCACCAAGGTCGCTGTTTTTAAGATCAGCTTCAAGATATTCCTTTACCTTAGCTTCTTTTCCGCTAATAGCACGCAGAACGTACCATTTCTTTTCAATCTCAGCCATTTTCAATTCCTGTTTTTAATGTGGATAAACAATTTTTTCCATGAAGTTTTGGAAACAGACATCCATACCCCATACTACCAATGCAATAAGCAGGGAAGCATATAAAACAACTACTGCACTGTTAGCAAGTTCGGAATACGTAGGCCACGATACTTTATGAACAAGTTCGTCGTAAGATTCTTTAATATAAGCTATTACCTTTTTCATTTCAATAATATTAGCACGGGAGGAGAGGCTCGAACTCCCGACACCCGGTTTTGGAGACCGGTGCTCTACCAACTGAGCTACTCCCGTTTGTACATAATCAGTTCCCGATTTACACCGAGAACTGATTAATTATTGTGTATTAGTCGATGATTTCAGTAATCTGACCAGCACCTACCGTACGTCCACCTTCGCGGATAGCGAAACGAAGACCCGGGTTCAATGCTACTGGGTAGATCAACTCAACTGTAATAGTTACGTTATCACCCGGCATTACCATTTCTGTTCCTTCCGGCAAAGTGATTTCACCTGTACAGTCCATAGTACGCAGATAGAATTGAGGACGGTATTTGTTGTGGAACGGAGTGTGACGACCACCTTCTTCTTTCTTCAGGATATAAACCTCAGCTTTGAATTTAGAGTGCGGCTTAATCTGTCCCGGTTTACAAAGAACCATACCACGTTTGATTTCGTTCTTGTCAACACCACGGAGCAACAAACCTACGTTGTCACCAGCTTCACCTTGATCCAACAGTTTACGGAACATTTCAACACCAGTTACAACTGATTTCTTATCTTCGCCCAAACCAAGGATTTCAACTTCATCACCTACGTGGATAATACCTGATTCGATACGACCTGTAGCAACAGTACCACGACCTGTGATAGAGAACACGTCTTCAACCGGCATCAAGAATGGTTTATCAACATCGCGCGGAGGCAGTGGGATCCAAGTATCAACTGCATCCATCAGTTCCATAACTTTATTTTCCCATTTTTCTACACCGTTCAATGCGCCAAGAGCAGAACCCTGGATGATAGGAGTATTGTCACCATCAAAATCATAGAAAGAAAGAAGTTCTCTCATTTCCATTTCAACGAGTTCCAACATTTCAGCATCGTCTACCATATCGCACTTATTCAAGAATACAACCAGACGAGGAACGTTTACCTGACGAGCCAACAAGATATGTTCGCGAGTCTGAGGCATCGGACCATCAGTTGCAGCACAAACGATGATAGCACCATCCATCTGAGCAGCACCAGTTACCATGTTCTTTACGTAGTCGGCGTGTCCCGGACAGTCAACGTGTGCGTAGTGACGGTTAGCTGTTTCATACTCAACGTGTGAAGTATTGATAGTAATACCTCTTTCTTTTTCTTCAGGAGCGTTGTCGATAGAATCGAAAGAACGCAATTCAGAAAGACCTTTCTTAGCCAACACAGTAGTGATAGCAGCTGTCAACGTTGTCTTACCGTGGTCTACGTGACCGATTGTACCAATGTTTACGTGCGGTTTGGTACGTTCAAATTTCTCTTTAGCCATAGCTTTACTTGTTATTTATTTGATTAATAATCAGCATTTACATCTTATGAGCTGTTACCGGGATTTGAACCCGGGACCTCTTCCTTACCAAGGAAGTGCTCTACCACTGAGCTATAACAGCAAGAAAAAAGAGCGGAAGACGGGGCTCAAACCCGCGACCCTCAGCTTGGAAGGCTAATGCTCTATCAACTGAGCTACTTCCGCATTCTTGCCAAAGTTGTCACTCTGATTGTGGGCAAAGATGGATTCGAACCACCGAAGGCGTAAGCCAGCAGATTTACAGTCTGCCCCATTTGGCCACTCTGGTATTTGCCCTAATAATTTTCTCACTACGCAAAGAACGAGCTTCCGTCTATCTTTCTAAAAGAATTAACCTTCTCATCCTTGAGCCTCTTGTCGGATTCGAACCAACGACCCCGAGATTACAAATCACGTGCTCTGGCCAACTGAGCTAAAGAGGCATTCTAGCTAAAAAATGCAACCGCCACGTTCTAACACGAGCGAAACGGCTGCAAATTTAGTTATTTATTTCTTTCCCGCAAAATATTTGCGATTTTTTTATTTGCTACGTTGTTTTTCCTTGTATTTAACCAGTTGCTTTTCGAGCGCTTCCACATCTAAATCAATTGCTTCCTCAAATGTATCACACACTTTACTTGCATAAAACTCCCCGTTAGGAATAAGTATTTTTATGCCTGCTTCTTTATTTGCAGCAACTTCCGGCTTAACTACCTTTAATGACACCTCTACTTTCTTTATATCTTCGTAATACTTTTCCAACTTAGACACTTTCTTTTGAATAAATGCCTGCAATTGCTCTGACGCATCAAAGTGAATTGATTGAATTCTTACATCCATACTTACCTCCTTGTTTTTAAGCTCTTGGATGAGCTTGTTTATACACTTTTTTAAGTTCTTCAAATGTGGCATGCGTATAGATCTCGGTAGTTGCAATACTCTCGTGACCTAAAAGTTCTTTTACTGCACCCAACTCCGCATCATTGTTCAGCATCGTGGTAGCAAAAGTATGCCTCAACACGTGAGGACTCCTTTTTTTCAGCGTAACCACCTTTGACAGGTTCCGTTTCACTAAATTATAGACTAGATTCTTATAAAGTCGTTCGCCATTCTCTCTAACAAAAAAAGCTTCCGACCTTTCCGGAATCATTTCGTTTCTTATGTTAATATATCCAAGCATCAACTCACGCAGTTCATCACCGAACGGTATCAGCCGTTGCTTGTTCCTTTTCCCGGTTACTTTCAAAAGAGAAGCAGAAAAATCCACATCCTTGTCATCCAATCCTATCAATTCCGAAAGCCTTATGCCCGTAGCATAAAATACTTCAATAATCAATCGATCCCGATAACCTTTAAACCCTTCACCAAAATCCGTTTCATCCAGCAGCTTGTTCATTTCGCTTTCTTTCAAGAAAACAGGTAGCGGCTTTTTATTTTTAGGTCCTGTTATTTTACATAACGGATCCTTAGTCACCTCCCCCTGCCTTAAAAGATATTTATAGAACGACCGGAGCGAACTCAGTTTACGATTTACAGAAGTCGAAGTGTATCCCCTATCCATTAATGAAACAATCCATTCACGAATCAGTTCAGCTTCCACCTCCAACGGATTAAATCTTCCATACTCTTCCTGAGCAAACTCCTGTAGTTGCTTTATATCCTCACTATACGCCAGAACGGTTTTTTCAGAGTAATTCCGCTCATACCGGAGATAATCAAGAAAAGATTTTATTAACATAATATCGCTACATCTAAAATCGTGCAACGAATGTATGAAAAGAATTCAATAATTCAAAGGAAATTACGAATTATTAATCTTCTACTTGCTGAAGTTGTTGTACGTAAACTGCACGTTCTTTCTTAAGTCTTTTAGTTACAGACGGTTTATCAAACTGCTGTCTTCTTCTTAATTCTTTAACGATGCCAGTTTTTTCGAATTTTCTCTTAAACTTCTTCAGCGATTTTTCAATGTTTTCGCCTTCTTTTACAGGTACTACAATCATTTTGTTACTATTAATATGTTATTGGTTAAAAAATTCCGCAGTCAAATTGCGCCGCAAAATTACACATACTTTCTTTATTCACAAAACTTTCGGCAAATATTTCTCAAAAACTATTCATAAACAACTCATTAACCGTAAAAAGTTACTACCTTTGAATCTGTTATATGTCTATTAATAATATAAAATGGTATGAGACAGAGTATAAAAGAACGAATGCATGCATTACGAATGACATTCCCCCCCAATTACATTAAAGCGTTTATCATCCCCAGCACCGATCCGCATTTGAGCGAGTACGTAGCTCCGCACTGGATGTCACGTGAATGGATTTCCGGTTTCACGGGTTCGGCAGGAACCGTTGTCGTCTTAATGAACGAAGCCGGACTATGGACCGATTCCCGTTATTTTCTACAAGCCGCCAAAGAATTGGAGGGTAGCGGTATTACTTTATATAAGGAAATGCTACCGGAAACTCCCAGTATTACAAAATATCTCAGCCAGAAGTTAAAGCCCGGTGAATCGGTAAGTATCGATGGCAAGATGTTCTCCGTACAACAAGTTGAGCAAATGAAAGAAGAACTTGCAGCATACAGTTTGCAGGTTGACTTATTCGGTGATCCGCTGAAAAGGATTTGGAAAGACCGGCCTTCTATACCTAATTCTCCGGCCTTCGTCTATGATATTGAATATGCCGGCAAAAGTTGTGAAGAAAAAGTTGCCGCTATTCGTGCCGAATTAACAAAGAAAGGAGCGTATGCCTTATTCTTATCTGCCCTGGACGAAATAGCATGGACTCTCAATTTGAGAGGGAACGACGTGCATTGTAATCCGGTAGTAGTCAGCTATCTGTTAATCACGCAAGATGACGTGATTTACTTCATCTCACCGGAAAAGGTTACAAAAGAAGTGAACGAGTATTTAAAAGAACAGCATGTCAAGTTGAAAAACTACGATGAAGTAGAAACTTACTTGAATACTTTTACAGGCAGAAATATCCTTATTGATCCCAAGAAAACAAACTTTGCCATATATTCTGCAATTAATCCGAAATGCAACATTATACGTGGTGAATCTCCTGTAGCTCTATTAAAGGCTATTCGAAACGAACAAGAAATTGCAGGTATTCATGCAGCTATGCAGCGGGATGGCGTTGCGCTCGTCAAATTCCTCAAATGGTTGGAAGAAGCAGTGCCTTCCGGCAAAGAGACAGAACTAAGCGTAGACAGGAAATTACATGAATTCAGAGCAGCCCAGCCCCTTTATATGGGAGAGAGTTTCGACACTATTGCCGGATATAAGGAACACGGAGCTATTGTGCATTACTCCGCAACTCCGGAAAGTGACGTTCCTCTTCAACCCAAAGGTTTTCTTCTTTTAGATTCGGGAGCCCAGTATCTGGACGGGACTACCGACATTACCCGCACGATCGCATTAGGTGAACTAACTGAAGAAGAAAAAACGGATTATACTTTGATATTAAAGGGGCATATTGCATTGGCTATGGCTAAGTTCCCAGTCGGAACCCGGGGCGCCCAACTTGATGTTCTCGCCCGTATGCCGATCTGGAAATATGGAATGAACTTCCTTCATGGTACAGGCCATGGTGTCGGGCATTTCCTCAGCGTGCATGAAGGACCGCAAAGTATCCGCATGAACGAGAACCCTGTCGTATTACAACCCGGCATGGTTACTTCCAACGAACCGGGAGTTTATAAAGCCGGCAGTCATGGCATCCGCACCGAGAACCTGACGCTTGTCTGCAAAGACAAAGAAGGTATGTTCGGAGATTATCTCAAGTTTGAGACGATTACTTTATGTCCTATTTGTAAAAAGGGAATAGTCAAGGAAATGCTGACAAATGAAGAAATTGAATGGTTAAACAATTATCATCAGATTGTCTACGAAAAGCTGTCACCGAATCTTAACGAAGAAGAAAAAGTTTGGTTACAGGAAGCGACTGCTTCTATTTAAGCCAACCTTGCTTAACACCCGGATGTCATACAACATAGGGCAGCATTAAATTAAAAATTTTATTAGGAACAAATACTTTATGGCTTTAATAAAATCTGTACGCGGCTTTACTCCCGAAATCGGAGAAAACTGCTTCCTCGCAGACAACGCAACTATTATAGGAGATGTAAAAATAGGAAATGATTGCAGTATATGGTTTAGCACCGTATTGCGCGGTGACGTCAATTCTATACGTATAGGCAATGGAGTTAACATCCAGGATGGAAGTGTTTTGCATACATTATATCAAAAATCAGTTATCGAAATCGGCGACCATGTTTCCGTGGGGCATAATGTAACCATACACGGAGCGACTATCAAAGATTATGCTTTAGTCGGAATGGGATCGACCATACTAGACCATGCTATAGTCGGTGAAGGAGCAATTGTAGCTGCCGGTTCTTTAGTCCTAAGTAATACAGTAATCGAGCCTGGAAGTATTTGGGGTGGAGTACCTGCCAAATTTATAAAGAAGGTAGACCCGGAACAAGCCAAAGAATTAAACCAGAAGATTGCTCACAATTATCTGATGTATTCGCAATGGTATAAAGAATGATTTTTAGTAAAATCGGAAACAAAGCTTCACTCCTTCTTACACTTAAAACATAAGAGTAAGAAGGAGTTTTTCTTGTATTACCCGAATCAATCATCATTGACTTCCAAAGTCCATATTCATCTTATTTAACCCTCTGATAATTGGAATATTACGAAATATCCGTAGATTTGTAAAAGATTAAATCGAGGCAGTGAATCAACAAACATTCACCTATTATGAAAATAAGACTACTACTTACAATTCTCTTACCGACAGCAACAATAGCTGCCAATACCCAAATCATGGAAAGAACGTTTTTAAAGAAAGTACTTACCAAGTTAGAAAAGATTGAATCTGCGACATATTACGTCACTGACGAAAGCCGGCAACCTGATGATTCCACCACATTATTCAGTAGCAAAGAGTTTGAGCTTATCGCAATAGAATCTTGGAGCCGCCAAGTATCTTCTATTCGAAATTACGCAAACCGGAAGAAGTTAAATGATACTATTCTAAACGCAGCCAATGAAGTAATCAAACAATATCAGACAAGCGGTGCCACACCTTACTTTTTCATTGTAGATCAAGAAGGAATCAGAAGTTATAGTAAAGAGAATACCGATAAAGAAATAATCCATACAATAAAAGAACTACTATGAGCAGACTATTTACCTTCCTTTGCCTGTCTTTGTTATTCAATCTAGCACAGGCACAATTACCGACCCCCGAGTATAAAAAAGGACAAGCCATCCTGAGTGGGACAATCGCCAACTACAATCCGGACGACAATCTGATATTCAAGATCGGTGCTCCCAATATCGTAATGGGAACAGCCGAGACACTTTATCCGACTGTTGAAGCAGATGGAAGTTTCACGATTAATATTCCTCTCTACCATAGTGCTCAAGTACGGATGATAATAGGAAATGCAGATTTAGTCATTCTGTTAAGTCCCGAAAAAGAGACCAATGTAACTATCAATCTAAGCAATCTGCCAGGAAAACAATTTGTATATAGTGGTCAGTATGCTACCATTAACAATGAATGGTGTCAGCCGGAACTGATAACAAAGATACCTCCTGTTTATAGAGATGGCGACTTATTGGATTCTATTGCAGGCATCAGTGCCAACGAGTTCAAGGAACGCTGCATCAACCAATACAAACAGTACATAGCGCACAACAACACACAGTCGCAATTCAGCGAAGACACTCGTACACTAGCCAATCTTTCATGCGCATTTGATTGTCTGGAAAACCTGCAAGCTACCCACTATTGTCTGCAAACAGCTTATCAGAAGAAAGAAAACATTACGCGAGAACAAGCTTTTGCAGCTTTCCTCGATATACATTTACCTGATGATTTTCACAACTACCTGAAAGATTTTCCTGTCAATCACCCTTTGGCACTTTATTGTTATAATTACCGTAATGTAGTCACAAACTTCTTATATGATACACACTATGACCCACTCTCTATGGAAAAATATCTATTGGAAAACGCACCGCTCACAAAAGAGGAGCAGACACTCATTCATCAATATGAAGCAGCTTTTAAAGCAGGAGTAATCTTCCGGCGGCAAAACGATTTGATGACACTCATCCGCAAATATACTAAAGAGAGAGACGACTGTAACTGGAAAATATTTTCCGAAGCCAAAAAACGTCTGGGGCATATCCTGCAAGACAGCACCTGTTTGCCGGTTGACTACATACGCGCAATCTATATGCGCTCCAGCCTTTACAACCTACAACCGTTGACCTCCCGGCAGGAAATCATGGCTTCGGAAATTACAAATCCTATATTCATAGGCATCATTCAAGACATGAACCGTCAGATGCAACCCCGGAAGAAGGCAACAACAAAGAAATATACCATCTGCGAAGCGTCACAAGTGGCAGAAGAAGAACTGCTGGATGCACTCATTGCACGTCATAAAGGCAAAGTACAGTTTATCGATTTCTGGGCTACCTGGTGTGGCGGTTGCCGGCAGATTATCAAAGAATATGAGCCGCTAAAGAAAGATATAAGTGAAGACAAAGTAGCTTTCATTTACCTCACCGGCCCCAGTTCGATAAAGAAGACATGGGAAATACTCATAGAAGATATCGCAGGCGAACATTACTGGCTGGACAAAGAGCAATGGGAATATCTTTGGACACATTTTCAAATGACAGGGTTACCGATGTATCTGCTAATAGACAAGCAAGGGAATATAGTGAAACGATTTACTCACATTACCACCAAAGAATTAAAAGATTTACTGGAACAAGAAATCAATAAGATATAAGTCCGTACAAATACTAATAAAAGAGAATTGTTTTTCAGGGCAGGATTTCGGAATATGAAATCCCCTTTAAGAAGAGAGAAGTCCCCTTATTTTAGATTGACCCATTACAGAGAACTAAAATTAGGGGACTTTTATAATTAGAAATTAATCATGTGCATAATCTTCTCCGTAGCTCCGGCGTTGCTTGTCACATAATACCCCGCATTTGTACCGGTTTCACGCAAGAATACCTCATCAGTCCGGAAACGATCCAGCAAAGTTTTCAGTTCATCATAATCTTTGATAGAATAGGCTCCTTTTGCTTCCAGCAATTGAACAGCTTCCATAAATTTCTGGTATTTAGGTCCGAAAATCACAGGAATACCATACACGGCTGCCTCCAAAGTGTTGTGAATACCAACCCCGAAACCACCCCCGATATAAGCTATTTCTCCATAACGATAAATAGAAGAAAGCAATCCGAAACAATCAATAATGAGACAGTCAGCTTTCAATACATTCTTTTCGTCGGCACGGGTATAACGCACGTAAGGACGTTTCAGTTTGCTGATAATCTCTACCAGGTGATTTTCATCAATTACATGGGGAGCTATAATCAGCTTCATTTCCGGGTGATTGT
The nucleotide sequence above comes from Bacteroides caccae. Encoded proteins:
- the rplL gene encoding 50S ribosomal protein L7/L12 yields the protein MADLKAFAEQLVNLTVKEVNELATILKEEYGIEPAAAAVAVAAGPAAGAAAAEEKTSFDVVLKSAGAAKLQVVKAVKEACGLGLKEAKDLVDGAPSTVKEGLAKDEAESLKKTLEEAGAEVELK
- the rplJ gene encoding 50S ribosomal protein L10, which produces MRKEDKNSIIEQIAATVKEYGHFYLVDVTAMNAAATSALRRDCFKSGIKLMVVKNTLLHKALESLEEDFSPLYDSLKGTTAIMFCNTANVPAKLIKDKAKDGIPGLKAAYAEESFYVGADQLDALVAIKSKNEVIADIVALLQSPAKNVISALQSGGNTLHGVLKTLGERPE
- the rplA gene encoding 50S ribosomal protein L1, translated to MGKLTKNQKLAAEKIEAGKAYSLKEAASLVKEITFSKFDASLDIDVRLGVDPRKANQMVRGVVSLPHGTGKQVRVLVLCTPDAEAAAKEAGADYVGLDEYIEKIKGGWTDIDVIITMPSIMGKIGALGRVLGPRGLMPNPKSGTVTMDVAKAVKEVKQGKIDFKVDKSGIVHTSIGKVSFSADQIRDNAKEFISTLIKLKPTAAKGTYIKSIYLSSTMSAGIKIDPKSVEEI
- the rplK gene encoding 50S ribosomal protein L11 produces the protein MAKEVAGLIKLQIKGGAANPSPPVGPALGSKGINIMEFCKQFNARTQDKAGKILPVIITYYADKSFDFVIKTPPVAIQLLEVAKVKSGSAEPNRKKVAELTWEQIRTIAQDKMVDLNCFTVEAAMRMVAGTARSMGIAVKGEFPVNN
- the nusG gene encoding transcription termination/antitermination protein NusG, with amino-acid sequence MAEIEKKWYVLRAISGKEAKVKEYLEADLKNSDLGEYVSQVLIPTEKVYQVRNGKKIVKERSYLPGYVLVEAALVGEVAHHLRNTPNVIGFLGGSEKPVPLRQSEVNRILGTVDELQETGEELNIPYVVGETVKVTFGPFSGFSGIIEEVNSEKKKLKVMVKIFGRKTPLELGFMQVEKE
- the secE gene encoding preprotein translocase subunit SecE, which gives rise to MKKVIAYIKESYDELVHKVSWPTYSELANSAVVVLYASLLIALVVWGMDVCFQNFMEKIVYPH
- the tuf gene encoding elongation factor Tu; its protein translation is MAKEKFERTKPHVNIGTIGHVDHGKTTLTAAITTVLAKKGLSELRSFDSIDNAPEEKERGITINTSHVEYETANRHYAHVDCPGHADYVKNMVTGAAQMDGAIIVCAATDGPMPQTREHILLARQVNVPRLVVFLNKCDMVDDAEMLELVEMEMRELLSFYDFDGDNTPIIQGSALGALNGVEKWENKVMELMDAVDTWIPLPPRDVDKPFLMPVEDVFSITGRGTVATGRIESGIIHVGDEVEILGLGEDKKSVVTGVEMFRKLLDQGEAGDNVGLLLRGVDKNEIKRGMVLCKPGQIKPHSKFKAEVYILKKEEGGRHTPFHNKYRPQFYLRTMDCTGEITLPEGTEMVMPGDNVTITVELIYPVALNPGLRFAIREGGRTVGAGQITEIID
- the hpf gene encoding ribosome hibernation-promoting factor, HPF/YfiA family, which translates into the protein MDVRIQSIHFDASEQLQAFIQKKVSKLEKYYEDIKKVEVSLKVVKPEVAANKEAGIKILIPNGEFYASKVCDTFEEAIDLDVEALEKQLVKYKEKQRSK
- the xerC gene encoding tyrosine recombinase XerC, yielding MLIKSFLDYLRYERNYSEKTVLAYSEDIKQLQEFAQEEYGRFNPLEVEAELIREWIVSLMDRGYTSTSVNRKLSSLRSFYKYLLRQGEVTKDPLCKITGPKNKKPLPVFLKESEMNKLLDETDFGEGFKGYRDRLIIEVFYATGIRLSELIGLDDKDVDFSASLLKVTGKRNKQRLIPFGDELRELMLGYINIRNEMIPERSEAFFVRENGERLYKNLVYNLVKRNLSKVVTLKKRSPHVLRHTFATTMLNNDAELGAVKELLGHESIATTEIYTHATFEELKKVYKQAHPRA
- the rpsU gene encoding 30S ribosomal protein S21, with translation MIVVPVKEGENIEKSLKKFKRKFEKTGIVKELRRRQQFDKPSVTKRLKKERAVYVQQLQQVED